A stretch of Prunus dulcis chromosome 6, ALMONDv2, whole genome shotgun sequence DNA encodes these proteins:
- the LOC117633179 gene encoding uncharacterized protein LOC117633179 encodes MTLLRSPSGRDNQESAKKPSFPLADQLQKRKSPFGFYTDSDMLVWLKGLALDPCDRKASPDSAQQLWKQSLKVRKLLLLGNVVCPRRKRKLHQFLNSSKFAGASGLATEKSDVHTVKKMGRVHSVSCVTNTNANSEIFEPLLLCNSRSSGSLLTFEDEDQHKPGYTDLAIMDVENIGPYCKDNSASPLIDTDESNNGLNTLSPKNLNFCDATNVNLNDTAESSDSSSLDENSSELECALRSLVSSDDYLPRSIPVREIDGSAHHSDPLRSKEQNSKVREAVKIMFSDGGVLRAVVPIGPGFQVEVPEWTGPVDRKNLYGSDGDSKVSRWLGKRTWPIKGKSAGTAVKELGKGRSDSCSCVSPGSVGCVKHHIHEARLCLQYEIGPAFRSWKFDEMGEFVSASWTSSEQRSFESLVRMNPLSNEASFWRTAFKRFPSKCRKSILNYYYNVFIPRRMSIQTRSSRDEIDSDDDQTKEEQLTGCKSRR; translated from the exons ATGACATTATTGAGAAGTCCTAGTGGTCGTGACAATCAGGAGAGTGCTAAGAAACCTTCTTTTCCCTTGGCGGACCAGCTGCAAAAACGGAAGTCACCTTTTGGCTTCTATACTGATTCTGATATGTTGGTGTGGTTGAAAGGGCTAGCATTAGACCCTTGTGACCGGAAAGCATCCCCAGATTCAGCTCAACAATTATGGAAGCAGAGTCTTAAAGTGCGGAAACTATTGCTTCTTGGTAATGTCGTTTGTCCTCGG aGAAAACGAAAACTTCATCAGTTCCTAAACAGTAGTAAGTTCGCAGGTGCTTCTGGATTGGCTACAGAGAAATCTGATGTTCATACTGTAAAGAAAATGGGCAGAGTGCATTCTGTCTCATGTGTAACCAATACAAATGCCAACAGTGAAATTTTCGAACCACTGCTTCTCTGTAACTCACGCAGTTCTGGAAGTTTGTTGActtttgaagatgaagatcaGCATAAGCCAGGCTATACAGATTTGGCCATTATGGATGTGGAAAATATTGGTCCATATTGCAAGGATAATTCTGCCTCTCCTTTAATTGATACAGATGAATCAAACAATGGTTTGAACACATTGAGTCCGAAAAACTTGAATTTCTGTGATGCAACCAATGTGAATCTTAATGATACAGCTGAAAGCTCAGACTCTTCGAGTTTAGACGAGAATAGTTCAGAACTTGAATGTGCATTGAGGTCATTGGTTTCCAGTGATGATTATCTTCCAAGATCTATTCCTGTGAGAGAGATCGATGGCTCAGCTCACCATTCGGATCCATTGAGGTCAAAGGAGCAAAATTCAAAAGTTCGAGAAGCAGTGAAAATAATGTTTTCAGATGGTGGTGTTCTGAGGGCTGTTGTTCCCATTGGTCCTGGTTTTCAGGTGGAAGTCCCAGAATGGACGGGTCCAGTGGATAGGAAGAATCTTTATGGTAGTGATGGTGATTCGAAAGTGTCAAGGTGGTTGGGCAAACGAACGTGGCCCATTAAAGGAAAAAGTGCAGGAACCGCTGTGAAAGAACTTGGTAAAGGGAGATCCGACTCCTGTTCTTGCGTCTCTCCAGGATCTGTTGGTTGTGTCAAACACCACATTCATGAAGCAAGACTCTGTTTGCAATATGAAATTGGTCCTGCCTTCCGGAGTTGGAAGTTTGATGAAATGGGAGAATTTGTCTCAGCGTCATGGACTTCAAGTGAACAGCGGAGCTTTGAATCTCTTGTCAGAATGAATCCACTATCAAATGAAGCAAGTTTTTGGAGGACTGCCTTTAAGCGTTTCCCTTCCAAGTGCCGGAAGAGCATTTTGAATTACTACTATAATGTGTTCATCCCTAGACGTATGAGCATCCAGACTAGATCCTCTCGTGATGAAATTGACAGTGATGATGACCAGACAAAGGAAGAACAGCTAACTGGATGTAAATCTAGAAGATAG